In one Brevibacterium sp. CBA3109 genomic region, the following are encoded:
- a CDS encoding aldehyde dehydrogenase family protein, producing the protein MNTDLTTFAGLLSSIEDPNGRELLDPATGEVVGRTREGSVADIDTAVAAAGKVQADWAARTSQERSELLNQAADAVEASAEALAELLSREQGKPLNGPNARFEVGACAAWLRANAAFELEPEVLVDDGETHAELHYGPVGVVGAVGPWNWPMMISVWQFAPSLKMGNTVVLKPSEYTPLSVQALVAVVNQVLPADVLSVVPGSGEVGAALTSHADVDKIMFTGSTKTGQAIMRSAADTLARLTLELGGNDAGIVLEDADPAAIAGDLFWGAFINTGQTCAAMKRLYVPESLYDQVCEALVGVASQSPMGVGLEEENVLGPLQNKQQYDIVAKLVQAAKDGGARVLMGGDPVADQPGYFYPTTLVADIDNDNLLVAEEQFGPVLPIIKYTDLEQAIGWANELEVGLGSSVWGSDLEECKKVAARLEAGSTWINKHGAVDPRIPFGGVKKSGFGLEFGLEGLKHVSVPHVISW; encoded by the coding sequence ATGAACACCGACCTCACCACTTTCGCAGGACTGCTGTCGTCCATCGAGGACCCCAACGGCCGCGAACTGCTCGACCCCGCCACCGGCGAGGTCGTCGGTCGTACCCGTGAAGGCAGCGTTGCCGATATCGACACCGCAGTTGCTGCCGCGGGCAAGGTCCAGGCGGACTGGGCCGCACGGACATCGCAGGAGCGCAGCGAACTGCTCAACCAGGCGGCCGATGCCGTCGAGGCCTCAGCCGAGGCGCTGGCCGAACTGCTCTCAAGGGAGCAGGGCAAGCCGCTCAACGGGCCCAATGCCCGCTTCGAGGTCGGCGCCTGTGCCGCGTGGCTGCGGGCCAATGCCGCTTTCGAGCTCGAGCCCGAGGTCCTCGTCGATGACGGAGAGACCCACGCCGAACTCCACTACGGACCCGTCGGCGTCGTCGGTGCTGTGGGGCCTTGGAACTGGCCGATGATGATCTCTGTGTGGCAGTTCGCGCCCTCGCTGAAGATGGGCAACACGGTCGTTCTCAAACCGTCCGAATACACGCCGCTATCTGTGCAGGCACTGGTGGCTGTGGTCAATCAGGTGCTGCCCGCGGACGTCCTGAGCGTGGTCCCCGGCAGCGGCGAGGTCGGTGCGGCTCTGACTTCACATGCGGATGTCGACAAAATCATGTTCACAGGGTCGACCAAAACCGGTCAGGCCATCATGCGTTCGGCCGCGGACACTCTGGCACGGCTGACCTTGGAACTGGGCGGCAATGACGCGGGCATCGTGCTCGAGGATGCCGATCCGGCGGCGATCGCCGGTGACCTGTTCTGGGGTGCGTTCATCAACACCGGTCAGACCTGTGCGGCGATGAAGCGCCTCTACGTGCCTGAGTCGCTGTATGACCAGGTCTGCGAGGCTCTCGTCGGGGTGGCTTCCCAGTCGCCGATGGGCGTGGGGCTGGAAGAGGAGAACGTGCTGGGTCCCCTGCAGAACAAGCAGCAGTATGACATCGTCGCCAAACTCGTCCAGGCGGCCAAAGACGGGGGAGCCCGTGTGCTCATGGGCGGCGATCCTGTGGCTGACCAGCCCGGCTACTTCTACCCGACGACGCTGGTTGCCGACATCGACAACGACAACCTGCTGGTCGCCGAGGAGCAGTTCGGTCCGGTGCTGCCGATCATCAAATACACGGATCTGGAACAGGCCATCGGCTGGGCCAATGAGCTCGAAGTCGGGCTCGGGTCCTCTGTCTGGGGCAGCGACCTCGAGGAGTGCAAGAAGGTCGCGGCCCGCCTGGAGGCGGGTTCGACGTGGATCAACAAACACGGTGCCGTGGATCCGCGCATTCCGTTCGGCGGGGTGAAGAAGTCCGGGTTCGGACTCGAGTTCGGCCTCGAAGGCCTCAAGCACGTCAGCGTTCCGCATGTGATCAGCTGGTGA
- a CDS encoding class I SAM-dependent methyltransferase yields MTASRDYRNYAAKMHAYASTDTDMEVDVRFVDMIAARSSHILDIGCGIGNAVNGLRSRNHQAFGIDPTPEVLHVAHDLFDSTWFRSMRATDASAQALSAEGLPAKYDVILMSGNVPAFLTADELAETFNRAKDLLAPGGYLIIGTSTHARGGPADQDACASVTGLHLKHRYADWHLGQFRSECLWSVSVYSHSGSRPPADGPDGIFILGH; encoded by the coding sequence ATGACGGCTTCTCGGGACTATCGGAATTACGCAGCGAAGATGCACGCGTATGCATCCACGGACACCGATATGGAAGTCGATGTTCGCTTCGTTGATATGATCGCCGCCAGATCCTCGCACATTCTCGACATCGGGTGCGGCATCGGAAACGCCGTCAACGGGCTTCGCTCCCGAAACCATCAGGCATTCGGCATTGACCCCACGCCTGAGGTGCTCCATGTTGCCCACGACCTCTTCGATTCGACGTGGTTCCGCTCGATGCGCGCAACAGATGCCTCTGCACAGGCATTGTCAGCAGAAGGTCTTCCGGCGAAATACGACGTCATTCTCATGTCCGGAAACGTCCCGGCATTCCTCACAGCGGACGAGCTGGCGGAGACCTTCAACCGGGCGAAGGACCTTCTGGCGCCAGGGGGCTATCTCATCATCGGAACAAGCACTCATGCTCGAGGAGGCCCCGCGGACCAAGACGCATGCGCGTCGGTGACCGGACTTCATTTGAAGCACCGATACGCCGACTGGCATCTGGGACAATTCCGCAGTGAGTGCCTGTGGTCCGTCAGCGTCTATTCACACTCTGGTTCGCGGCCACCTGCCGACGGGCCTGATGGGATCTTCATCCTCGGCCACTGA
- a CDS encoding LysR family transcriptional regulator has protein sequence MDLRHFSAFIAVAQELHFGRAAEKLHIAQPALSQMIRSLEAELDAPLFERTTRRVRLTPSGEALLEPAHAIRDQVEGARRIARSAQEGIVGRVRIGFGGTSGYSILSLLAREVAERQPGIELELHPQMYCGEAALALRDGVADLAVISPPASAGIAVHVIRQERVMVAVPTRHELAGRDSVSMADLEEQPFITYAPSHGSQVREAMMRLADQAGFLPRIAQEAPDPYSLLALVGAQVGISIVVESSNHIRIDGVTYVRLAEGGDAFTLALGWRRNNPSKALTRVVEIVQEILPEAVPPEAE, from the coding sequence ATGGATCTGCGCCATTTCTCAGCCTTCATCGCCGTGGCACAAGAGCTCCACTTCGGGCGTGCTGCTGAGAAGCTCCACATCGCCCAGCCGGCCCTCAGCCAGATGATCCGCTCACTCGAGGCTGAGCTTGATGCGCCCCTATTCGAGCGGACCACCCGGCGAGTCAGGCTCACCCCCTCGGGCGAAGCCCTGCTCGAACCGGCTCACGCGATCCGAGATCAGGTCGAGGGAGCCCGTCGAATCGCCCGTTCGGCGCAGGAAGGAATTGTTGGGCGAGTGCGCATCGGCTTCGGCGGCACGAGCGGCTATTCGATCCTGTCACTGCTCGCACGAGAAGTGGCCGAGAGACAACCGGGAATCGAACTTGAGCTGCATCCTCAGATGTACTGCGGAGAAGCCGCTCTCGCGCTGCGCGACGGGGTCGCAGATCTGGCTGTTATCTCACCCCCAGCGTCGGCAGGCATCGCCGTCCACGTCATCCGGCAGGAGAGGGTCATGGTCGCGGTTCCCACCCGCCACGAACTCGCCGGTCGGGACTCTGTGTCCATGGCGGACCTGGAAGAGCAGCCGTTCATCACCTATGCGCCCTCACATGGTTCGCAGGTGCGCGAGGCGATGATGCGGCTGGCCGACCAGGCCGGCTTCCTCCCGCGCATCGCGCAGGAGGCACCGGACCCGTACAGTCTGCTCGCACTCGTCGGCGCTCAGGTCGGGATCTCGATCGTCGTCGAGTCCTCGAACCATATCCGCATCGACGGAGTCACCTATGTTCGGCTCGCCGAGGGTGGAGACGCGTTCACCCTGGCACTCGGCTGGCGCCGCAACAATCCCTCGAAGGCCCTGACCCGAGTCGTCGAGATCGTGCAGGAGATCCTGCCCGAGGCGGTGCCGCCGGAAGCGGAGTGA
- a CDS encoding amidohydrolase family protein, with protein sequence MAPGLIDTHVHLGARERLIGAVHAGLTTLVDLGTHPDSLVDGLRSDAELPAILSAGSAASAPGSTQIEMMGFPAESAVTGPADADRFLDWRVDNEADLIKIIIEDPAATEVPALSIETLTALVEGAHARGLLSVAHVVTAAAFDRGLDAGVDVLTHAPLDRELEPGTLERMRDQGTAVSPTLVMMRAMADARLGDHADAAFAVALDNVRAMLDAGITIIAGTDANETPFAPVHHGPSLHDELDYLITAGMTSTEAIRSATSSPAEVWVAGVSLHRS encoded by the coding sequence CTGGCCCCGGGCCTCATCGACACCCATGTCCACCTCGGCGCTCGTGAGAGGCTGATCGGTGCCGTCCATGCGGGACTGACGACTCTCGTCGACCTCGGAACTCACCCGGATTCGCTTGTCGACGGGTTGCGCTCCGACGCCGAATTGCCTGCGATCCTCAGTGCCGGCTCAGCCGCCTCGGCGCCGGGCAGCACCCAGATCGAGATGATGGGATTCCCCGCCGAGTCCGCGGTCACGGGTCCGGCCGATGCCGACAGATTCCTCGACTGGCGAGTCGACAACGAAGCCGACCTCATCAAGATCATCATCGAAGATCCCGCTGCCACCGAGGTCCCGGCACTGAGCATCGAGACGCTGACCGCGCTGGTCGAGGGGGCACATGCGCGCGGTCTGCTGAGTGTCGCTCACGTCGTCACCGCCGCGGCCTTCGACCGCGGTCTCGACGCCGGCGTCGATGTCCTCACCCATGCCCCGCTCGACCGAGAGCTGGAACCTGGCACCCTCGAGCGGATGCGGGACCAGGGCACTGCTGTCTCCCCCACGCTCGTGATGATGCGGGCGATGGCCGACGCCCGCCTCGGCGATCATGCTGATGCCGCCTTTGCGGTCGCGCTCGACAATGTTCGCGCCATGCTCGATGCGGGGATCACGATCATCGCCGGCACCGACGCGAACGAAACCCCGTTCGCCCCGGTCCACCATGGACCCTCACTGCATGACGAACTCGACTACCTCATCACCGCCGGGATGACGAGCACCGAGGCGATCCGTTCGGCCACGTCCTCCCCCGCCGAGGTGTGGGTGGCGGGAGTCTCGCTACACCGGTCCTAG
- a CDS encoding acyl-CoA dehydrogenase family protein yields MTNPSDLLNLDGLFSETEIELRDKVRAFVDARIRPNIADWYEGAVFPVEIVREMGDLGLLGMHLHGYGCPGRSAVEYGIAALELEAGDSGLRTFVSVQGSLAMSAIHKFGSEDQKNRYLPGMAKGEIIGCFGLTEPTAGSDPASMATTATRGDDGSWRLNGAKRWIGLASIADVAVIWAATDDGIRGFLVPTDTAGFTATPIEQKLSMRASIQCDITLDEVVLPAEAVLPEVKGLKGPFSCLNEARYGIMWGAMGAARDSYEVALKYSQERLQFDKPLAGYQISQEKLVNMVLEIQKGILVAVQTGRLKDAGNLDPVQISVGKLNNCREAIAICREARTMLGGNGITLDYSPLRHANNLESVRTYEGTDEVHTLILGRHITGEQAFR; encoded by the coding sequence ATGACGAATCCCTCCGACCTCCTCAACCTCGATGGCCTCTTCAGCGAAACCGAGATCGAACTCCGCGACAAGGTCCGTGCTTTCGTCGACGCACGGATCCGCCCGAACATCGCCGATTGGTACGAGGGTGCGGTATTTCCGGTCGAGATCGTGCGCGAGATGGGCGACCTCGGTCTGCTGGGCATGCACCTGCATGGCTACGGATGCCCCGGCCGATCCGCTGTCGAATACGGCATCGCCGCGCTCGAACTCGAAGCTGGTGACTCCGGACTGCGCACCTTCGTCTCGGTCCAGGGATCGCTGGCGATGTCCGCGATCCACAAGTTCGGATCCGAGGACCAGAAGAACCGGTACCTGCCGGGAATGGCCAAGGGCGAGATCATCGGCTGCTTCGGCCTGACCGAACCGACCGCCGGATCCGACCCTGCGTCCATGGCCACGACTGCCACGCGCGGCGACGACGGCAGCTGGAGGCTCAACGGCGCCAAGCGCTGGATCGGGCTGGCCTCGATCGCTGACGTCGCCGTCATCTGGGCTGCGACCGACGACGGAATCCGCGGCTTCCTCGTCCCCACCGACACCGCCGGTTTCACCGCCACCCCGATTGAGCAGAAGCTGTCGATGCGCGCCTCGATCCAGTGCGACATCACCCTCGACGAGGTTGTCCTCCCGGCCGAGGCCGTCCTGCCTGAAGTCAAAGGGCTGAAAGGCCCGTTCTCCTGCCTCAACGAGGCCCGCTACGGAATCATGTGGGGAGCGATGGGCGCGGCCCGCGACTCCTACGAAGTGGCGCTGAAATATTCGCAGGAGCGCCTCCAGTTCGACAAGCCGCTGGCCGGTTATCAGATCTCGCAGGAGAAGCTCGTCAACATGGTCCTCGAAATCCAGAAGGGGATTCTCGTGGCTGTGCAGACAGGGCGTCTCAAAGATGCGGGGAATCTCGACCCAGTTCAGATCTCGGTGGGCAAACTCAACAACTGCCGCGAGGCCATCGCGATCTGCCGCGAGGCGCGCACGATGCTCGGCGGCAACGGGATCACCCTTGACTACTCACCGCTGCGGCATGCGAACAATCTCGAATCCGTGCGCACCTACGAGGGCACCGACGAGGTTCACACCCTGATTCTGGGCCGTCACATCACGGGTGAGCAGGCGTTTAGGTAA
- a CDS encoding oxidoreductase, with amino-acid sequence MTSAIEYSLPSMTGRTVIITGANSGIGRVAARVLAGGGAHVVLAVRNLDKGEAAAATMPGSTDVRLLDLADLDSVRSFAAGFTGPIDILINNAGIMVPPLSHTIDGFESQFGTNHLGHFALTNLLLPQIRDRVVTLSSLAHKSGYIEFEDLDWTRRPYKPMAAYGQSKLANLLFTSELQRRLSEKSSTVIATAAHPGLATTNLFKAGDGNRLRAAVSRTCIGLIGQNEQEGARPTLCAAVADIPGDSFVGPKSLFEVRGAPGFASRAPGAKNAEVARRLWTVSEELTEVVFPLSAP; translated from the coding sequence ATGACATCAGCAATCGAGTACAGCCTCCCCTCGATGACCGGTCGCACGGTCATCATCACCGGGGCGAACAGCGGAATCGGCCGAGTTGCCGCTCGGGTGCTGGCGGGCGGGGGCGCTCACGTCGTCCTGGCCGTGCGCAACCTCGACAAGGGCGAAGCGGCAGCAGCGACCATGCCGGGCAGCACCGACGTCCGCCTGCTCGACCTTGCTGACCTCGACTCGGTCCGGTCCTTCGCCGCCGGCTTCACGGGCCCGATCGACATCCTCATCAACAATGCGGGCATCATGGTCCCACCCCTGTCCCACACCATCGACGGATTCGAGTCCCAGTTCGGGACGAACCACCTCGGCCATTTCGCGCTCACCAATCTGCTGCTTCCGCAGATCCGCGACCGCGTCGTCACCCTCTCTTCCCTGGCCCACAAGTCGGGATACATCGAATTCGAGGATCTCGATTGGACGCGCAGACCCTACAAGCCGATGGCCGCCTACGGTCAGTCCAAACTCGCCAATCTGCTCTTCACCTCGGAGCTCCAACGTCGGCTCTCGGAGAAGTCATCGACGGTCATTGCGACCGCGGCGCATCCGGGGCTGGCGACGACGAACCTGTTCAAGGCCGGTGACGGCAATCGGCTGCGCGCAGCCGTCAGTCGGACCTGCATCGGACTGATCGGTCAGAACGAGCAGGAAGGCGCGCGCCCGACACTCTGCGCCGCAGTCGCCGACATCCCGGGCGACAGTTTCGTGGGACCGAAATCTCTGTTCGAGGTCCGCGGAGCACCGGGATTCGCCTCGCGAGCGCCAGGAGCCAAGAACGCCGAGGTGGCTCGTCGTCTGTGGACCGTGTCCGAAGAGCTGACTGAGGTGGTGTTCCCACTGTCGGCACCATGA